CTTAATCAGATCTACGGTACAAATACTCAAGCtaagaagaaccagaaagcaTTAATATGCAATGAGAACAAATCTagatgggctgacagtgattcagaggagtctcctgctgaaaaagagaacGATGTTGTAACTTATCTGacggcagatgaccaatctaaggtaatacaaacgaggagttaactaatgcactcaatgaaatggccattgagtacaagaagttaactgactccttttttgaaatgaaagtcaaatatgaatcaactgttctttcctccaacaaagaatctgaatcaaacatttttgatgaaaacttaacagagatctcatctgagaatgagatgctcaaggaacagattctgACTCTCTTATCTGAAATcaagagattaaactatgtagtcagtgcatggacaagttcaggagatgctgtcaaatatcagatcagcatgttaaaacctgttggatctagatccggtttgggATTTGATAGTAATGACCataacctgtcatgcaaaaagtccaactcatctgacaaacttaagccaataagctttgtcaaaaggaatatgactgacattgaatctgatcctattcatgaagaagttgcattcaaaaatgaaatagtttatgttctgtcgactgttagctggcttaagaataagctagaagcagctaacaagtctggcaatcgaaaacctgactctaagtcaaggagtgttaaaaataaagtctccttcaaaagctaaaggatcagtggctagcagaaagtcgtctgttaagtcaaaaacatacgcattaatgacggtacaaaatgagaaatccatcagaataactcaaatatggattcctaagggactgattgactgaggacccaattgaaagtgggtaccaaaagattgtaaatatctatttatgtaggtataaataaacgaaggactggaggaatctgtatggtatcttgataacggatgttccaggcatatgacaggaaacagacggcttctcactgatatatcagattgctctggacctaagatcatgtttggtgacaacaagaagggtaagaccatgggtaagggtaagattattcatggtaacctaactattaatgacgtgctgcttATTGACAATCTGTGCTATAATCTAATCAGCAtcagtcaattatgtgataatggtttgtcagtagattttcaaactcatgcatgtttagttaaagaccaagatggaaacattttattgactggaagtagagtaggaaactcgtataaaatgaattggcaaaaagagttttctgatcctatgtgctagattgccaagaatgaccagaaatggttatggcataaacgtttgaaccatttgaattttaaaaccatcaataACATTTgctcaaacaatttagttattggtttgcccaaacttcagttttcaatggacaagatatgcactgcttgtTAGTTAGGCAAACATGgtagatcatcgttcaaaagcaaagagaaatctcaatccagccgtatcctaaAAACTTTACATATgaatctgtttggtccaattcttgTAAAGAGTATTGGAGGAATGATATTttccttaattgttattgatgatttctctcgttttacatgggttgcatttttaccatcaaaagataaaactgctgaaaatttctttaggatatttaaaggaattcagaatcagaaatctttgaatatcacgtgcattagaagtgatcagggaactgagttcactaacagatacctatcatcttatctcgaggagactggaattaggcacgagttgtctagtgccagaactccacagcaaaacggcattgctgagagaagagtgagaactctgaaggaagcagcgaaatctatgcttgctgaatcagatgtatCTCAGAGGTTTTGGGCGAAAGTCATTAGTACTgcctgctatacacaaaaccggtcaatagttaacaaacgttttgataaaactccctatgaactgtattatgggagaattcccacatattcttattttaagatatttgggtgtaaatgttttattcataacaatggaaaagtttatttgactgcttttgacgctaaagcagatgagggattcatgttgggatactcatcagtaaggaaggcttacagagtatacaacaaaagaacacagactgttgaagaatccctccatgtagtttttgatgagcctgttgagagcaaatctaatgaacccattgatcttgctgacagactaaaagcgactagtcttgagtctgtatgtgaagaagaagaaactttggatAAGCGGATGGCTCTATCCGATCCAGTGactgatccggttgaaattcaaccagacgtacaaactcctgttcaacaagaagttgagagtttggatgtcgcggtgtcaccagtttagatgaccaatccccttggatccaactttagatggaacagaaatcatccaccagaactgataatcggaaatcctttttctccttgAAGGACAaaacgtcaactgatggatgaaatggccaattctacatttatttctcaaattgaacccaagaaaattggtgaatctatagttgatccagactggatcaatgctatgcaggaggagttaaaccaattatcgagaaataaagtgtggtatcttacttctagaccaactgacaagtcagtcataggaacaagacgGGTTTTTAGAAATAAGCTTAGTAaagatggtttagtcattagaaacaaagctcgtttagttgctcaaggatacaaacaagaggaaggtattgattttgatgagtcttttgcaccgattgcaagactagaggcaatcagaatcttcctagcatatgcatcatttaagaattttaaagtttttcagatggatgtgaaaagtgcatttttaaatgagaAACTAAGTGAAGAATTATATGTAGAGCAACCCcatggttttgtagatcatgttttgccaaatcatgtttataggcttgacaaagcattgtatggtctgaaacaagctcctagagcttggtacgacacattaaccaactttttgtttgatcatgactttgttgttggaactgtggataaaatttgtttagatttactaaagattctcacattctacttgttcaaatatatgttgatgatattatttttggctcaactaactccaaattgtgtgagaaatttgctaagTTGATGCATgacaggtttgaaatgagcatgatggagaacttacattcttccttgggcttcaagtccgtcagctagaaaacggaactcttatcaaccaggccaaatacaccaaagaactgctaaagaagtttggcttggagaactgttctgcatCAGCTACTACAATGAGCTCTTcaattaaattggataaagatgaaggtggccaaagtgtcgatgtaacaacatatagaggactcatcggatccCTATTGTATGTAACTACTAgaaggccagacattcaatttacTGTTGGTGTTTGTGaaagatttcaggctgatcataaactctctcatttcactgctgctaaacgtattcttaaatacttaaagggaactcaaaatgtgggactgtggtatccgaaggattccagtttcaatttaaccagtttctcagatgcagattatgcagggtgcaaaatcgatagaaaaagcacaagtggaacttgccagttccttggagatcgtctaatcacatggtttaGTAAGAAGCCGACGTCGGTcaccacgtctacagctgaagcagagtatcttgcagttggaagttgttgctctcaagttctgtggattcaacaacagttcaaagactatgggattgaggctgatgaatctccaattttctacgacaacacaagtgctattgcaatcacctacaatccagttctgcattctcggacaaagcatattgaaattaggcatcacttcatccgagaacacgtcaatcagaagcagattcgtcttgaacatgtccctacagatcaacaaactacagacattttcacgaaacccctaccagaagctaagttttctcactttaaaaacatgttaggttttgttgatcttgattgaagTGATTATGTGAATAAATTAAGGGGGGATGTATTGTTCGAAACGCAACTGAACAGACATGAAAGATagaggtcttaatttgtcctaaggatttagagtttgagaaacatagctacttagacgcacgtctaccttagcagtttcatcttcatTTGGAATTTTTGTATTGGTTATTctaacctgcatggttagacgaatacgtctaatagacggatacatctaatagacgttagacgcttttacgtcatgagcaagtggatgctcacgtctaaccagacacgcgtgtctcacgtgatgttgttgcataattagacgtatacgtctaatagactgattttcaaaaggaagttgaaaatgtgaaaaggagaataaacgtctaactactgttGTAATTagtctcttcatcttctggatAGTTGGACAGCTGTCCTTTGCTGATTTCTGCTCAAGTTTATTTTCCCGCCgaaaatcaaatcagtcatttctcaaaagaattgaagacacgtgtctctcaatatacaaagaatgactaatatttctaaCAAATTTTGCTTGTACACATAGTATTAAATGTTCAGTTTCATGCTAACAATAAATGATACGTTTATTGGAAACAGACTCTTGGATTCTTAacggtaggagtaatcattaaaaaattctTACACATTAGGCATTGATATTTGTAGGATTACTCATTCTAAAGATTAGAATTCTTCGAAAttcctctctctctagaattcgaatcgtctaaacccttgttcatcaagTCAAAATGTCGTCCTTCTGTCCAAAGTCGATTCAGGTGGATTTTAGATCCGTATCCACTCTACAATCTCCGGGAATGCATAGGATGTTTAAGTCTTTAAAAGCTTCCGGGCTGAGAAAATTCCTCACCCCTCAAGAACTCTATCATGAACAGTTGGTTCATGAATTTTTCGCAACCGCGGGGTTCTATCAGGATAAAATTATCGCTGGGGTCGTGATGGGTCAGATGATCTGCATCACTGAAGAGTCTTTTGGTACGTTTTTCCAACTTCCAAAagtaggtattgatgatttcttaACCACTCCATCTGATCTAATGATTACAATGATGAATGTCTTTTCTGATTCTCCTCAAGTAGACATTCATGGAAAGACAAACCTCTTGAAGGTTGAATTTGCTTTGTTAAGCGATATCATCTCGAAATATCTTCTCTCCAAAGAGtcttcttacaagtattgtacgaaggtttttcagataatggtggctttCACCAGGGGCGTTCCtgtcaactggacaagcttcctcttcggaaatcttgtcagaatggttgtttCTCGGAAGAATATCTTTGGTTTTGACGGTCCTCTTAGCTCTCTTCTGTGCTTCCTCCTAAATGAACCCGGTAAGagtttttgttaggatcggggacgcccttggaggaccggggtgtttccggttttggaaagggtggccgcttacagcacacacaacactttggtgatagtccagttaaagactataaccgttctcagcactgcacaaactgtcacagactcttgaaccgggttcaagggcggaaatgtctgtttcaggttgaagcaacgtttgcgactttagatgatgttttaggaggagtcggttttgtggatgtgagtgaccggttttaggagtatgattggtttgaggttagataatgaaagcaacgaaagaacacgagacaaaagATTTGTTtgtggatgttcggagcaaaccctcctacgtcaccccttcttctcaggttatgagaaggatttccactagctcttagagttacaacaatactgccggtcgagtccaacttcgctactcgccggttacaccaaactcactctttgatgtaatacaacaactcaacacaacaacagacaaagagcttccggttttagacacaccggttttacagtataggactttatctctctagaacttaatgcttttcgtaatTCGTAATTTACAACTTTCAGAACTGAtgatgcattaaatgaagacgtttcgtcttccttttatagctgagaggacCCAACGGtcgtttttcttctctctcttctggattggttgatcgttatcacgcctggtgcagagaggttgcttgcacgcttcactttcctcaacacctggcagtcatgtaggcagctctgagcagaagatgacgtagccagttttcagatttggacacgtgttgaacatgcacctccggttgtcaattttagatcaataaagcatcattgctttcctcgcatgcttccgaacGGAtacgatcttcttttattctttcaagacacgtttctttcgtcatggtacgtcactcttgaagtttgagtTTTCCGGTTTCtatgtcttgtgcagtatgctCCGGTTGGTACGTAAGCTTTTGAttttgctaaccggttgcttgagaaagtaaaaccggttcctctgatctttaacttgattacttgagactggtttctttgaagtataacagcaaccggttttttatgcccccaaccggttcatacggttttgatctgtacctgcacatgaaagttgacaactgtttagttcgtctggccggttccaaaaattaacttacttaatttttctatcaatttctccctttttgattatttagaataaatattcaaaaattgtaatgtgtggccggtttaaaattaatctacttaatttttctatcaatttctccctttttgattatttagaataaatattcaaaacttgtactGTACGGCCGGTTTTAAAAGACTTGTGTTTGAAGAAACAGTGTTTCGAAAGCATATGTTTGAATTTTCCAAAAGTATATGTTGAAACTGCCATAAGGAATAACATAACCAAATTCCGAGTCATAATTAAACATAAGTTGTTTTTGACGAAAATAAAAAGAttagggcttggatgatccccccttgtgaaactctttttctttttcaagttCCTTTTCCAACCGTCTTCTTTCCTCGTCTTCTCTTGCCTTCCATTCTCTATCACGACGTTCAGCATCAATCAGCactccggcccatacacttgagtggCCGGTACCCCTtttcttgaacccaaaattgGCGCAAACCGGTTTTGGTGGTGGAGGCGGTGGAGCATTAgaaggtctgaagcttggagttgagGGTGAGCCTGCAGTTGCCCTTCTCTTTCGCCGGTTAAGTTCCtcagcatcttcttcttcttcttcatcaagcggttgCGCATTTATCACGACCGGTACAACTGTtctttgttctgcccgcttgatCACTTTCTTAACTGTGCTTCGTTTTTTCTTATTCCGTGTATCCATTGAGTGGGACGATTGAACCAGTGGAAGTTCCTGGATGTTGGCCTGTTCCTCCTCGGTAAACTTTTGAGCGAGTTCAAAATCTCTTTCTTCAGTCTCCTTCTGGAACCGGACCCTttcaatttcttcctcttgcatTTTCTTGGCGGTTTCAGCGTCTGATTCTATTTGTGTTTGGGTTGTACTGACCTGGGCTTTGGACATGTCCTCAATTTGGATGGTcattgcctgcagcatgtctagcaatggagcggttgcggcttgGACGGACTCGACAATCATGGTTTTAACTGAGGTCTGCATAGCTTTGTCCATCATGGTCTTTATAGAGTTTGACTTGTTATCTTCAGCCGTTGcaattctttcgtcggttatggttttaaaatttccaaGGCATGAGTCAACTGTTTCATCCACcgcttgcttgatttgatcaaTTTTTCCGGAGCTTTGACTGGTTGAgatgattcttgttccaggttttcagtGGTTCCGGATGTCTCTCCGCCTATAtagaatggcttactttgatataagTCGGCATTGTTGAG
This is a stretch of genomic DNA from Impatiens glandulifera chromosome 4, dImpGla2.1, whole genome shotgun sequence. It encodes these proteins:
- the LOC124935083 gene encoding regulator of nonsense transcripts 3B-like, giving the protein MDKAMQTSVKTMIVESVQAATAPLLDMLQAMTIQIEDMSKAQVSTTQTQIESDAETAKKMQEEEIERVRFQKETEERDFELAQKFTEEEQANIQELPLVQSSHSMDTRNKKKRSTVKKVIKRAEQRTVVPVVINAQPLDEEEEEDAEELNRRKRRATAGSPSTPSFRPSNAPPPPPPKPVCANFGFKKRGTGHSSVWAGVLIDAERRDREWKAREDEERRRLEKELEKEKEFHKGGSSKP